In Aythya fuligula isolate bAytFul2 chromosome 19, bAytFul2.pri, whole genome shotgun sequence, one genomic interval encodes:
- the LOC116497033 gene encoding P2Y purinoceptor 2-like, with translation MSSGRFTAFSLPPQPLQDSTEVSKELLASLAFMNTSSDCLPQELHPAIPALGTLLLLGCILLNGVSFWVFCFHIKQWDSGMILQFSLVLADITIIPVAPLRISYLSLGSRWPFGQFLCQLEVFLHSTHMYGSIYFLTLICIHRYFVVVRYKSKSLWKKRTFLRKLCLFVWIVLFVQGLPFFFVLKTSVIGGSERCLNIHQSELSSVYIVYNMVVVVFSFLLPFAVSLTCGALLGAAIAKAAKRSSRGKKMKNRSLQMITVSLVIFAICFGPLHICRTIGVIVKYYDISCQLLHQVEVAYYISWVFTMANTCLDPLIYVFANDKFKKSFADSFRKRWGTN, from the coding sequence ATGAGCTCGGGTAGAttcactgctttctctcttccacCCCAACCCTTGCAGGACAGCACAGAGGTGTccaaggagctgctggcctCGCTCGCCTTCATGAACACCAGCTCGGACTGcttgccccaggagctgcatcCTGCCATCCCTGCCCTGGGgaccctgctcctgctgggctgcatcCTGCTCAACGGCGTGAGCTTCTGGGTCTTCTGCTTCCACATCAAGCAGTGGGATTCAGGCATGATCCTCCAGTTCAGCCTGGTCCTGGCAGACATCACCATCATCCCCGTCGCTCCCCTCCGGATTTCCTACCTCAGCCTCGGCAGCCGGTGGCCATTTGGCCAATTTCTCTGCCAGCTCGAAGTCTTCCTGCACAGCACCCACATGTACGGCAGCATCTATTTCCTGACGCTCATCTGCATCCACCGGTACTTTGTGGTTGTTCGGTACAAGAGCAAGTCCCTCTGGAAGAAGAGGACCTTCTTGAGAAAGCTGTGCTTGTTTGTCTGGATCGTCCTCTTTGTCCAAGGTCTGCCTTTCTTCTTCGTCCTCAAAACTTCGGTTATTGGTGGCTCAGAAAGATGCCTGAATATTCACCAGTCAGAATTGTCCTCTGTTTACATAGTCTACAACATGGTTGTGGTTGTGTTCTCTTTCCTCCTGCCCTTTGCTGTTTCCTTGACCTGCGgtgctctgctgggagctgccatTGCTAAAGCAGCCAAGAGAAGCTCCAGAGGTAAGAAGATGAAGAACAGGTCTCTGCAGATGATAACAGTGTCTCTGGTGATTTTTGCCATCTGCTTCGGTCCTCTGCACATCTGCAGGACCATAGGCGTCATTGTGAAGTACTACGACATATCttgccagctcctgcaccaaGTGGAAGTTGCCTACTACATCAGCTGGGTCTTCACCATGGCAAACACCTGCCTGGATCCCCTGATCTACGTGTTTGCCAATGATAAGTTTAAGAAGAGCTTTGCTGACTCCTTCCGCAAACGGTGGGGCACCAACTGA